Proteins found in one Cellulomonas palmilytica genomic segment:
- a CDS encoding endo-1,4-beta-xylanase yields the protein MSPAVSPRPARPVRFRRAAALLPLLLALPLAACSGDDGDPAPGPDTSSAPVQAPLDPVLAEIAGGSALDIGFAVATERLDEPEYREIVDKHASLVVAENVMKWETTEAADDAWDFAEGDRLAEYARTTGKKLYGHTLVWHSQLPAWVKSLDADAMQEAMEDHVRTQAEHFKGQAFAWDVVNEAIDEDGSRRSDSPFQQTLGDGYIADAFRVAHEADPDAQLCYNDYDIEGINAKSDGVYALVEDLLADDVPIHCLGIQGHLTAGKLPDDLQKNIQRFVDLGLTVRVTELDIRVETPASEEALAQQAEDYASVATACLAVEGCLGLTVWGVTDRYSWIPMWFEGFGDALLWDADYETKPAFDSLVEAVGKGRPGRTA from the coding sequence ATGTCGCCCGCCGTGTCCCCGCGCCCCGCACGCCCGGTCCGGTTCCGCCGCGCCGCCGCGCTGCTGCCGCTCCTGCTCGCCCTCCCGCTCGCCGCGTGCAGCGGCGACGACGGCGACCCCGCCCCCGGCCCGGACACCTCGTCCGCGCCCGTCCAGGCCCCGCTCGACCCGGTGCTCGCCGAGATCGCCGGCGGCAGCGCGCTCGACATCGGCTTCGCGGTCGCGACCGAGCGGCTCGACGAGCCCGAGTACCGCGAGATCGTCGACAAGCACGCCTCGCTCGTCGTCGCCGAGAACGTCATGAAGTGGGAGACCACGGAGGCCGCCGACGACGCGTGGGACTTCGCCGAGGGCGACCGTCTGGCGGAGTACGCGCGCACCACGGGCAAGAAGCTGTACGGCCACACGCTCGTGTGGCACTCCCAGCTCCCCGCGTGGGTCAAGTCGCTCGACGCCGACGCGATGCAGGAGGCGATGGAGGACCACGTCCGCACGCAGGCCGAGCACTTCAAGGGGCAGGCGTTCGCGTGGGACGTCGTCAACGAGGCGATCGACGAGGACGGCTCGCGGCGCTCCGACTCGCCGTTCCAGCAGACGCTCGGCGACGGCTACATCGCCGACGCGTTCCGCGTCGCGCACGAGGCCGACCCCGACGCGCAGCTCTGCTACAACGACTACGACATCGAGGGGATCAACGCGAAGTCCGACGGCGTGTACGCGCTGGTCGAGGACCTGCTCGCCGACGACGTGCCGATCCACTGCCTCGGCATCCAGGGGCACCTCACCGCGGGCAAGCTGCCGGACGACCTGCAGAAGAACATCCAGCGGTTCGTCGACCTCGGGCTGACCGTGCGGGTCACCGAGCTCGACATCCGGGTCGAGACCCCGGCGAGCGAGGAGGCCCTCGCGCAGCAGGCCGAGGACTACGCGAGCGTCGCGACCGCGTGCCTCGCGGTCGAGGGCTGCCTCGGCCTGACCGTGTGGGGCGTGACCGACCGGTACTCGTGGATCCCGATGTGGTTCGAGGGGTTCGGCGACGCGCTGCTGTGGGACGCGGACTACGAGACGAAGCCCGCGTTCGACTCCCTGGTCGAGGCGGTCGGCAAGGGCCGCCCCGGGCGCACCGCCTGA
- a CDS encoding DUF58 domain-containing protein gives MTAPVPSSSTGAPRPGVEPPDAHAWMRVRAVTWGALVGLAMVLLGAWAGRADLAVIGAPLVVWAVWCWTARPTGDLQVEVVTDGTTTPGELSTSVRIAAPAGTAAVALGVRRGNRTHSRALVAVRDGQRDVPFVVHTVRTGPQTVAEVDALGLGVGTASVSEPADPAAGEALVLPGVRPLAALPLPPRLRGLSGGHESRRPGEGGGLRDVHPYTPGDRLRRIDWRVTARRSPQLRELYVRREHALAEAVVMLVVDSRDEVGPDPRTWGGWMRPRGADPTSLDLARTAAASLAQAYLDQGDRVGLDDLGALRRPLPPGGGRRQLDRIRNALALTRPEGDPVRRTRAPQLPSGALVLVFSTFLDDQAAHAAAQWRAAGHRVVAVDVLPTVREHLLDRRELTALRFVRLARTDRLAALEDADVEIVTWRDAPQVALAGLARRAQRRAGAGAR, from the coding sequence ATGACCGCTCCCGTGCCCTCGTCGTCGACCGGCGCGCCGCGCCCCGGGGTCGAGCCGCCCGACGCGCACGCGTGGATGCGGGTGCGCGCGGTGACGTGGGGTGCGCTCGTCGGGCTCGCGATGGTGCTGCTCGGCGCGTGGGCGGGCCGCGCGGACCTCGCGGTGATCGGTGCGCCGCTCGTCGTGTGGGCGGTGTGGTGCTGGACGGCACGCCCGACGGGTGACCTGCAGGTGGAGGTCGTGACGGACGGGACGACGACGCCGGGCGAGCTGAGCACGTCGGTGCGGATCGCCGCGCCCGCGGGCACGGCCGCCGTGGCGCTGGGTGTGCGGCGCGGCAACCGGACGCACTCGCGGGCCCTGGTCGCGGTGCGGGACGGGCAGCGCGACGTGCCGTTCGTCGTGCACACCGTGCGCACGGGACCGCAGACGGTCGCGGAGGTCGACGCGCTCGGCCTGGGGGTGGGGACGGCGAGCGTGTCGGAGCCCGCGGACCCGGCGGCCGGTGAGGCGCTCGTGCTGCCCGGGGTGCGGCCGCTCGCGGCGCTGCCCCTGCCGCCGCGGCTGCGCGGCCTGTCCGGCGGGCACGAGTCGCGGCGGCCCGGCGAGGGCGGGGGGCTGCGCGACGTGCACCCGTACACGCCGGGTGACCGGCTGCGTCGCATCGACTGGCGCGTCACGGCGCGCCGCTCGCCACAGCTGCGCGAGCTGTACGTGCGCCGCGAGCACGCGCTCGCGGAGGCCGTGGTGATGCTCGTGGTGGACTCGCGCGACGAGGTCGGCCCCGACCCGCGCACGTGGGGCGGCTGGATGCGCCCGCGCGGTGCGGACCCCACGTCGCTCGACCTGGCGCGCACGGCCGCGGCGTCGCTCGCGCAGGCGTACCTCGACCAGGGCGACCGCGTGGGACTCGACGACCTGGGTGCGCTCCGCCGACCGCTGCCGCCCGGCGGGGGCCGGCGTCAGCTCGATCGGATCCGCAACGCGCTCGCGCTGACGCGCCCCGAGGGCGACCCGGTGCGCCGCACGCGCGCGCCGCAGCTCCCGTCGGGTGCGCTGGTGCTGGTGTTCTCCACGTTCCTCGACGACCAGGCGGCGCACGCCGCGGCGCAGTGGCGTGCGGCGGGGCACCGGGTGGTCGCGGTGGACGTGCTGCCGACGGTGCGCGAGCACCTGCTGGACCGCCGCGAGCTGACCGCGCTGCGGTTCGTCCGTCTGGCGCGCACCGACCGGCTCGCGGCGCTCGAGGACGCGGACGTGGAGATCGTGACGTGGCGGGACGCGCCGCAGGTCGCGCTCGCGGGCCTCGCGCGGCGGGCGCAGCGTCGGGCGGGGGCGGGTGCGCGATGA
- a CDS encoding dihydrolipoamide acetyltransferase family protein gives MPTYQQFPLPDAGEGLTEAEIVTWLVAVGDRVEVNQTIVEIETAKSLVDLPSPWAGVVTRLLVETGTTVDVGTPIIEIDTDPDGTAPAGSDERGSDERGSDEGASGDAATGGSDEPATTTGAVRHVGGGVRHSGVEPGGAEEIEAARESRAAAERAAAAAAPAAAPAADPAGAPVTSAAPAAAVEAARESVLVGYGLAEGGSARRPRGEAGATPATTPARPTHALAKPPVRKLARELGVDLDSLTPTGPGGIVTREDVLAHAAQAEARTLATYPGDDQPWLASGTVSSDGRQTRVPVKSVRKRTAEAMVTSAFTAPHVTVFHTVDVTRTMKLVEKLRGDKEFADVRVTPLLVAAKALLLAVRRHPEINASWDEAAQEIVYKHYVNLGIAAATPRGLVVPNVKDAHRLGLHELAAAIGELATTARAGRTSPADMADGTITITNVGVFGIDTGTPILNPGEAAILAFGAIRDQPWVHKGKIKVRSVTQLALSFDHRLVDGELGSRVLADVAAVLADPAQGLVWG, from the coding sequence GTGCCGACGTACCAGCAGTTCCCCCTGCCCGACGCGGGCGAGGGCCTCACCGAGGCCGAGATCGTCACGTGGCTCGTCGCCGTGGGCGACCGGGTCGAGGTCAACCAGACGATCGTCGAGATCGAGACCGCGAAGTCGCTCGTCGACCTGCCGAGCCCGTGGGCCGGTGTGGTGACGCGGCTGCTGGTCGAGACCGGCACGACGGTCGACGTGGGCACGCCGATCATCGAGATCGACACCGACCCGGACGGCACGGCGCCCGCGGGTTCCGACGAGCGCGGGTCCGACGAGCGCGGGTCCGACGAGGGTGCGTCCGGGGACGCCGCGACCGGCGGGTCCGACGAGCCCGCGACGACGACCGGTGCGGTCCGGCACGTCGGCGGCGGCGTGCGGCACAGCGGGGTCGAGCCGGGCGGTGCCGAGGAGATCGAGGCCGCGCGCGAGTCCCGCGCCGCGGCCGAGCGCGCGGCCGCCGCGGCCGCTCCGGCGGCTGCCCCCGCCGCTGACCCCGCTGGCGCCCCCGTGACGTCGGCTGCGCCGGCCGCCGCGGTCGAGGCCGCGCGCGAGTCCGTGCTCGTCGGGTACGGCCTCGCGGAGGGCGGCTCGGCGCGGCGCCCGCGCGGCGAGGCCGGTGCCACCCCGGCGACCACGCCCGCACGCCCCACGCACGCCCTGGCCAAGCCGCCCGTGCGCAAGCTCGCGCGCGAGCTCGGCGTCGACCTCGACTCGCTGACCCCCACGGGCCCCGGCGGGATCGTCACGCGCGAGGACGTGCTCGCGCACGCCGCGCAGGCCGAGGCCCGCACCCTCGCGACCTACCCGGGCGACGACCAGCCGTGGCTCGCGTCCGGCACCGTCTCGTCCGACGGTCGGCAGACACGCGTCCCCGTGAAGTCGGTGCGCAAGCGCACCGCGGAGGCCATGGTCACCTCGGCGTTCACGGCCCCGCACGTCACGGTGTTCCACACGGTCGACGTCACGCGCACCATGAAGCTCGTCGAGAAGCTGCGCGGCGACAAGGAGTTCGCCGACGTGCGCGTCACGCCGCTGCTCGTCGCCGCCAAGGCGCTCCTGCTCGCGGTCCGTCGCCACCCGGAGATCAACGCGAGCTGGGACGAGGCCGCGCAGGAGATCGTCTACAAGCACTACGTGAACCTCGGGATCGCGGCGGCCACGCCGCGCGGGCTCGTCGTGCCGAACGTCAAGGACGCGCACCGGCTCGGCCTGCACGAGCTCGCGGCGGCGATCGGCGAGCTCGCGACGACCGCGCGCGCGGGTCGGACGAGCCCCGCGGACATGGCCGACGGCACGATCACCATCACCAACGTCGGGGTGTTCGGCATCGACACGGGCACGCCGATCCTCAACCCCGGCGAGGCGGCGATCCTCGCGTTCGGCGCGATCCGTGACCAGCCGTGGGTGCACAAGGGCAAGATCAAGGTCCGCTCGGTCACGCAGCTCGCGCTGAGCTTCGACCACCGGCTCGTCGACGGGGAGCTCGGCTCGCGCGTGCTCGCGGACGTCGCGGCGGTGCTGGCCGACCCGGCGCAGGGCCTCGTCTGGGGCTGA
- a CDS encoding phage holin family protein, with protein sequence MAFLLRVLINGVAIWLATLVLSGLDIVGADTTAQKIGIIALIALVFGVVNAVVKPIVKVLSIPLYILTLGLFTLVVNALMLLLTEWITEFTEWGLRIDGFWWAVAGAFVISIVSFALSLVIPESRRR encoded by the coding sequence ATGGCCTTCCTGCTGCGCGTGCTCATCAACGGCGTCGCCATCTGGCTCGCGACGCTGGTCCTGTCCGGGCTCGACATCGTCGGCGCCGACACCACCGCCCAGAAGATCGGCATCATCGCGCTCATCGCGCTCGTCTTCGGCGTCGTCAACGCCGTCGTCAAGCCGATCGTGAAGGTGCTGTCGATCCCGCTGTACATCCTCACGCTGGGGCTGTTCACGCTCGTCGTCAACGCGCTCATGCTGCTGCTCACCGAGTGGATCACCGAGTTCACCGAGTGGGGGCTGCGCATCGACGGGTTCTGGTGGGCCGTCGCCGGCGCGTTCGTGATCTCGATCGTGTCGTTCGCGCTCTCGCTCGTGATCCCGGAGAGCCGCCGCCGCTGA
- a CDS encoding DUF4129 domain-containing protein, translating to MARQDATRVAVVAGGLVAVAVVAAAFAGPWQPATRPDYRLDLGLDLPTRTPEPVATPDAPFDGAQQSGDTATWLKIAFFVAVLVALALLGAYLARAARRWMNANRPPDVDRSEPGDVLLGDIADLVRPALADGVDAATDALDRDVPPGDAVIAAWVALEDAAEGSGVVRDAAQTATEFTLDLLDATEADPDASRVLLDLYLAARFSEHEIRPDDVTRARGALAAIGAGVRRRRHDDERDEPADDEPADDERAHDEHAHDEPTHDEAGA from the coding sequence GTGGCACGTCAGGACGCGACGCGCGTGGCCGTCGTCGCGGGCGGGCTCGTGGCCGTGGCCGTGGTCGCCGCGGCGTTCGCGGGGCCGTGGCAGCCGGCGACCCGGCCCGACTACCGCCTCGACCTCGGCCTGGACCTGCCGACGCGCACCCCGGAGCCCGTCGCGACGCCCGACGCCCCGTTCGACGGTGCGCAGCAGTCCGGCGACACGGCGACGTGGCTCAAGATCGCGTTCTTCGTGGCGGTGCTGGTCGCGCTGGCGCTGCTGGGCGCGTACCTCGCGCGCGCCGCACGCAGGTGGATGAACGCGAACCGCCCGCCGGACGTCGACCGCAGCGAACCGGGCGACGTGCTGCTCGGCGACATCGCCGACCTGGTGCGGCCCGCGCTCGCGGACGGTGTCGACGCGGCGACCGACGCGCTCGACCGGGACGTGCCGCCCGGTGACGCGGTGATCGCGGCGTGGGTCGCGCTGGAGGACGCCGCCGAGGGCTCGGGGGTGGTGCGCGACGCCGCGCAGACCGCCACGGAGTTCACGCTCGACCTGCTCGACGCGACCGAGGCCGACCCGGACGCGAGCCGCGTGCTGCTGGACCTGTACCTCGCGGCGCGGTTCTCGGAGCACGAGATCCGGCCCGACGACGTCACGCGGGCGCGTGGAGCGCTCGCGGCGATCGGCGCGGGCGTCCGGCGCCGCAGGCACGACGACGAGCGCGACGAGCCTGCGGACGACGAGCCCGCCGACGACGAACGTGCGCACGACGAGCACGCGCACGACGAGCCCACGCACGACGAGGCGGGCGCATGA
- the hisC gene encoding histidinol-phosphate transaminase codes for MSRPVLRRALAELPAYVPGARSPVGAAAYKLSSNENPFPPLPSVMAAIADAAVDVNRYPDMYATELTEAVAADLGVPAESVVMGCGSVAVLGHVLTAFCEAGDEVVLPWRSFEAYPIAVTLAGAVGVPVPVADDGRLDLPALAAAVTDRTRVVLVCTPNNPTGPAVRADELEAFLDAVPEHVLVVLDEAYVEFVRDPQAADGLAVFEARRNVVLLRTFSKAYGLAGLRVGYAVARPKHAAGIRAASTPFGVSHVAQLAALASLRARDELLDRVESIVKERARMLDGLRGQGWTVPDSQANFVWLPVGEQAGALAELCSRAGVIVRPFAGDGVRVSVGEREATDLLLAATAEWLAR; via the coding sequence GTGAGTCGCCCCGTGCTGCGCCGTGCCCTGGCCGAGCTGCCCGCCTACGTCCCCGGGGCGCGGTCCCCGGTCGGCGCGGCGGCGTACAAGCTGTCGTCGAACGAGAACCCGTTCCCGCCGCTGCCGTCCGTGATGGCCGCGATCGCGGACGCGGCGGTCGACGTGAACCGCTACCCCGACATGTACGCGACCGAGCTGACCGAGGCGGTCGCCGCGGACCTGGGCGTGCCGGCGGAGTCGGTCGTCATGGGCTGCGGGTCGGTCGCGGTGCTCGGGCACGTGCTCACCGCGTTCTGCGAGGCGGGCGACGAGGTCGTGCTGCCGTGGCGCTCGTTCGAGGCCTACCCGATCGCGGTGACGCTCGCGGGCGCCGTGGGCGTACCGGTCCCGGTGGCTGACGACGGGCGGCTCGACCTGCCCGCGCTCGCGGCCGCGGTCACCGACCGCACGCGCGTCGTGCTCGTGTGCACGCCCAACAACCCGACCGGGCCGGCGGTGCGCGCCGACGAGCTCGAGGCGTTCCTCGACGCGGTGCCCGAGCACGTGCTCGTCGTGCTCGACGAGGCGTACGTGGAGTTCGTGCGCGACCCGCAGGCCGCCGACGGCCTCGCGGTGTTCGAGGCGCGGCGCAACGTGGTGCTGCTGCGCACGTTCTCCAAGGCGTACGGCCTGGCGGGCCTGCGCGTGGGGTACGCGGTCGCGCGGCCCAAGCACGCCGCGGGGATCCGCGCCGCGTCCACGCCGTTCGGGGTCTCGCACGTCGCGCAGCTCGCCGCGCTCGCGTCGCTGCGGGCCCGCGACGAGCTGCTGGACCGGGTCGAGTCGATCGTCAAGGAGCGCGCGCGCATGCTCGACGGCCTGCGCGGGCAGGGCTGGACGGTGCCCGACTCGCAGGCCAACTTCGTGTGGCTCCCGGTCGGTGAGCAGGCCGGCGCGCTCGCCGAGCTGTGCTCGCGCGCGGGCGTGATCGTGCGGCCGTTCGCGGGTGACGGCGTGCGCGTGAGCGTGGGTGAGCGCGAGGCCACGGACCTCCTGCTCGCGGCCACCGCGGAGTGGCTCGCACGCTGA
- a CDS encoding AAA family ATPase, translated as MTDPQLSVPEVAQRGRAVLDEVATAVVGMREPLTVALAAILASGHVLFEDVPGLGKTLAARSLATALGLDFRRVQCTPDLLPSDITGSSVFDPATTSFEFRPGPVFAGLLLADEINRTAPKTQSALLEAMAERQVTVDGVTRRLPDPFHVVATSNPVEYEGTYPLPEAQLDRFMVRLAVGYPVRDAEVDVLARRLQRRQEAAPVRQVVDPATLRAMQRGVEAVPVDPDVLRYCVDLAAATRRHEAVEVGASPRGSQALVLVARAVAVLAGRDFVAPEDVKAVAVATLAHRLSLTPQAWASGLAPQRIVEEVLRAVAGPTTARRVDAAR; from the coding sequence ATGACCGACCCGCAGCTGTCCGTCCCCGAGGTCGCGCAGCGCGGCCGGGCCGTGCTCGACGAGGTCGCCACGGCCGTCGTCGGGATGCGCGAGCCCCTGACCGTGGCGCTCGCGGCGATCCTGGCGAGCGGGCACGTGCTGTTCGAGGACGTGCCGGGCCTGGGCAAGACGCTCGCGGCGCGCTCGCTCGCGACCGCGCTGGGCCTGGACTTCCGCCGCGTGCAGTGCACGCCCGACCTGCTGCCGTCGGACATCACGGGCTCGTCGGTGTTCGACCCGGCGACCACGTCGTTCGAGTTCCGGCCCGGCCCGGTGTTCGCGGGGCTGCTGCTCGCGGACGAGATCAACCGTACGGCGCCGAAGACGCAGTCGGCGCTGCTGGAGGCGATGGCGGAACGCCAGGTCACTGTCGACGGCGTGACGCGCAGGCTGCCGGACCCGTTCCACGTGGTCGCGACGTCGAACCCGGTCGAGTACGAGGGCACGTACCCGCTGCCGGAGGCGCAGCTCGACCGGTTCATGGTGCGGCTCGCGGTCGGCTACCCGGTGCGGGACGCGGAGGTCGACGTGCTCGCGCGGCGCCTGCAGCGTCGTCAGGAGGCAGCGCCGGTGCGGCAGGTCGTGGACCCGGCGACGTTGCGCGCGATGCAGCGGGGCGTCGAGGCGGTGCCGGTCGACCCGGACGTGCTGCGCTACTGCGTGGACCTCGCGGCTGCGACGCGCCGGCACGAGGCGGTCGAGGTCGGGGCGTCGCCGCGCGGGTCGCAGGCGCTGGTGCTGGTCGCGCGGGCGGTCGCGGTGCTCGCGGGACGGGACTTCGTGGCGCCCGAGGACGTGAAGGCGGTCGCGGTCGCGACGCTCGCGCACCGGCTCTCGCTGACGCCGCAGGCGTGGGCGTCGGGCCTCGCACCGCAGCGGATCGTCGAGGAGGTCCTGCGCGCGGTGGCCGGCCCGACGACGGCGAGGCGGGTGGACGCCGCGCGATGA
- a CDS encoding alpha-ketoacid dehydrogenase subunit beta, with product MTTTIFDAMAAQRNHATVGRHPAAAAAPAAASPAPDATASARAASSDVPPSPTGTQRLTFAKAITLGLRRALADDPKVLLMGEDIGRLGGVFRVTDGLQAEFGEDRVVDTPLAESGIVGTAIGLAMRGYRPVVEIQFDGFIFPAYDQITTQLAKMHYRSKGALQLPVVIRVPYGGGIGAVEHHSESPEVLFAHTAGLRVVTPSSPAEAYALIQQAITSPDPVLFFEPKGRYWEKGDVDLDAAAPAPHGSTATGMDSARVVRTGTDVTLVAYGPTVATAVKAAEAAAAEGTSIEVVDLRTLSPLDTATVAESVRRTGRCVVVHEAPVTYGSGAEVAARITEDCFFHLEAPVLRVGGFATPYPVAKIEHDYLPGLDRVLDAVDRALAF from the coding sequence ATGACGACGACGATCTTCGACGCGATGGCCGCGCAGCGGAACCACGCGACGGTGGGGCGTCACCCGGCCGCGGCCGCGGCGCCTGCCGCCGCCAGCCCCGCCCCCGATGCCACCGCGTCCGCACGCGCGGCCTCGTCGGACGTGCCGCCGTCCCCCACCGGGACCCAGCGCCTCACGTTCGCCAAGGCGATCACGCTCGGCCTGCGCCGCGCGCTGGCCGACGACCCGAAGGTCCTGCTCATGGGCGAGGACATCGGGCGGCTCGGCGGCGTGTTCCGCGTGACCGACGGGCTGCAGGCCGAGTTCGGCGAGGACCGCGTGGTCGACACCCCGCTCGCCGAGTCGGGCATCGTCGGGACCGCGATCGGGCTCGCGATGCGCGGCTACCGGCCCGTCGTCGAGATCCAGTTCGACGGCTTCATCTTCCCCGCGTACGACCAGATCACGACGCAGCTCGCGAAGATGCACTACCGCTCGAAGGGCGCGCTGCAGCTGCCCGTCGTCATCCGCGTGCCCTACGGCGGCGGCATCGGCGCGGTCGAGCACCACAGCGAGTCCCCGGAGGTGCTGTTCGCGCACACCGCGGGTCTGCGCGTGGTCACGCCGTCGAGCCCCGCCGAGGCGTACGCGCTGATCCAGCAGGCCATCACCTCGCCCGACCCGGTGCTGTTCTTCGAGCCGAAGGGCCGCTACTGGGAGAAGGGCGACGTCGACCTCGACGCCGCCGCCCCCGCGCCGCACGGCTCGACCGCGACCGGCATGGACTCCGCGCGCGTGGTGCGCACCGGCACCGACGTCACGCTCGTCGCGTACGGCCCGACCGTCGCGACCGCCGTCAAGGCCGCCGAGGCCGCCGCCGCGGAGGGCACGAGCATCGAGGTGGTCGACCTGCGCACGCTGTCGCCGCTCGACACCGCGACCGTCGCCGAGTCCGTGCGCCGCACGGGCCGCTGCGTCGTCGTGCACGAGGCCCCCGTGACGTACGGCAGCGGTGCCGAGGTCGCGGCCCGCATCACCGAGGACTGCTTCTTCCACCTCGAGGCGCCCGTGCTGCGCGTCGGCGGGTTCGCGACGCCCTACCCCGTCGCGAAGATCGAGCACGACTACCTGCCCGGCCTGGACCGCGTGCTCGACGCCGTGGACCGCGCGCTCGCGTTCTGA
- the pdhA gene encoding pyruvate dehydrogenase (acetyl-transferring) E1 component subunit alpha, producing the protein MLPAVEGGPLADEGLVQLLTPAGERVENPEYDRYVAHLSDDDLRAMYRDMVLTRRFDTEATALQRQGELALFAQALGQEAAQIGSGHALKPQDHVFPSYREHGVAHVRGVELAQVLRLFRGVDHGGWDPVAHGFHLYTLVIGSHTLHATGYAMGVQRDGLVGTGDDERDTAVVAYFGDGATSQGDVSEALVFAAVNDAPVVLFCQNNQWAISEPTTRQAAAPIAARAPGFGIPAVRVDGNDVLASYAVTAQALERARSGGGPTFVEAFTYRMGAHTTSDDPSRYRTSEQEEHWRRRDPIDRLRTYLESRGALPAEFVDALQAEADAFGERLRTQVRAMGHPSSASMFEHVYATPHAGVEADRAWFEKYESSFLDAREGSHR; encoded by the coding sequence GTGCTGCCCGCCGTCGAGGGCGGACCGCTCGCCGACGAGGGGCTCGTCCAGCTGCTCACCCCCGCGGGCGAGCGCGTCGAGAACCCCGAGTACGACCGGTACGTCGCGCACCTGTCCGACGACGACCTGCGCGCGATGTACCGCGACATGGTGCTGACCCGCCGGTTCGACACCGAGGCCACCGCGCTGCAGCGCCAGGGCGAGCTCGCGCTGTTCGCGCAGGCGCTCGGCCAGGAGGCCGCGCAGATCGGCTCCGGCCACGCGCTCAAGCCGCAGGACCACGTCTTCCCCAGCTACCGCGAGCACGGTGTCGCGCACGTGCGGGGCGTCGAGCTCGCGCAGGTGCTGCGGCTGTTCCGCGGCGTCGACCACGGCGGGTGGGACCCGGTCGCGCACGGCTTCCACCTGTACACGCTCGTGATCGGCTCGCACACGCTGCACGCGACGGGCTACGCGATGGGCGTCCAGCGCGACGGACTCGTCGGGACCGGCGACGACGAGCGTGACACCGCGGTCGTCGCGTACTTCGGCGACGGCGCGACCTCGCAGGGTGACGTGAGCGAGGCGCTCGTGTTCGCCGCGGTGAACGACGCGCCCGTCGTCCTGTTCTGCCAGAACAACCAGTGGGCGATCTCCGAGCCGACCACGCGCCAGGCCGCCGCCCCGATCGCGGCGCGCGCGCCCGGCTTCGGCATCCCCGCGGTGCGGGTCGACGGCAACGACGTGCTCGCGAGCTACGCCGTGACCGCGCAGGCGCTCGAGCGCGCGCGCAGCGGCGGCGGCCCCACGTTCGTCGAGGCGTTCACGTACCGCATGGGCGCGCACACCACGTCCGACGACCCGTCGCGCTACCGCACCTCCGAGCAGGAGGAGCACTGGCGCCGCCGCGACCCGATCGACCGCCTGCGCACCTACCTCGAGTCGCGCGGCGCGCTGCCGGCGGAGTTCGTCGACGCGTTGCAGGCCGAGGCCGACGCGTTCGGCGAGCGCCTGCGCACGCAGGTGCGGGCCATGGGCCACCCGTCGTCGGCGTCGATGTTCGAGCACGTCTACGCGACCCCGCACGCCGGCGTCGAGGCTGACCGTGCGTGGTTCGAGAAGTACGAGTCCTCGTTCCTGGACGCCCGTGAGGGGAGCCACCGATGA